The segment ACGTGGAAGTTGCCGCCCAAGACCATCGGGTTGCCGAAGTCGGCCATGCTTTCGATAAAGCACAGCAGGAAGGCATTGGCGATGCCGGGACGCATCAGCGGCAGCGACACCTTGACGAAGGTTTGCCAGCTGCTGGCGCCCAGGGTGCCCGACGCTTCTTCCAGCGAGGGGCTGACGCCTTCGACGACGCCGATCAATGTCATGAAGGCGATCGGCGCGAAGGCCAGCATCTGCGATAGCCACACGCCCGTCATGCCGTACAGCCAGCGGCTTTGCTCGATGCCAAACAGCTCACCGACCAGGCCCGTGATGGCGCCGTTGCGGCCGAACAGCAGGATCAGGGCCAGGCCCAGCACGAAGGGCGGCGTGACGATCGGCAAGATGGTGATGGCGCGCATGGGACGTACCCAGCGGCCATTGGTGCGCGTCACCAGCAGGGCGAAGACGAGGCCGAGGAAGGTGGCCGACACGCCCGTCAGCAAGGCCAGCGCCAGGGTATTCCAGGCCACGCCGCAGCGGCCGGGACCGGACACGCAATTGAGGCTCCAGATGCCAGGGTCGGCCAGGCGGCGCGCCAGGGCGGCGGCGCCCGTGCCGCCATCATCCATGGGCTGGCCGGCGCTGACGAGGATCAGCGCGACGGGGAACAGCACGAACAGGGAAATGAGGCAAATGATGAGGCCGATCGCGCCGGCCACGAAGGCGTCGCCACGGCAGACGCCGCACGCGGCGGCGCCCGAGGTGAGGAGGAACAGCAGGCACAGCGCCAGCAGCAGCGCGCCGAAGCCCAGGCCCGTGCCAGCGGCCAGCGGTCCCCAGCCCAGCCACGCCAGCCACAGCAGGCCGGCGCCGCCGATGGCGATCTGGCCCAGACCCAGGGTCTTGCGGTGGGGATTGCCGGCCACCAGCGCGGCGCTGGCGGCGATCAGGGCGAAGAACACGCCCAGCGGCCAGGCGCCGAACGACAGCACGTGCAGCACGGCCGGCGCGCCACGTTCACTGAAGAACTGGCCGTCGCGCAGCCATTCGCCGGCGAACAGTCCCGCTTCCTGCTGCTGCCAGGGCAACAGGCACAACGCTGCCAGGGCAAGCAGCAGCCAGCCGTAAAATATCTTTTTCATGAGGTCTCTATCCAGCTAAGTAGGCCCGCCGGCATGGCCGTTGCGGCATGCGGCAGGCTCGGTACGATGACAGTCTTTACGCGTTAATTGCCGGCCGAGTAGATCTGCGTGGTCCACCGTTGCAGCAGGCGCTTGCGCGTGTCCGAGGCGCCATACTTGGCGAAGTCGTAGTTGATGGTCTTGATGTTTTCCAGGCGCGGCGAGGCGGCGGGAATCGTGGCGGCCGTGTTCGACGGAATCTGGAAGGCCAGCGCTTTGACGGCTTCGCTCTGCACGTCGGGACGCAGCGCGAATTCATAGAATTTTTTCGCCTGCTCCATGTTTTTCGCGCCCTTGACGATGCTCATCGAGCCGATCTCGTAACCCGTGCCTTCGCAGGGCGGCAAGACTTTCACGGGAAAGCCGGCCACGGTGAGTTTCATCAGGTCATGCATGAAGCCGATGGCCACGCCCGCTTCGCCGCGGCCCACGTCCTCGCCGGGCGCCACGCCCGCGTTCGGATACTTGCTGACGTTCTGGCCCATCTTGGCAAGGAAATCGAACGCTTCCTCTTCCCCCATCAGCTGCACCACGGTGGCCAGCGCGTTGTAGGCGGCGCCCGAGGAGTTCGGGTTGGCCATCTCGATCTCGCCCTTGTAGGCGGGCTTGACGAGGTCTTTCCAGCATTGGGGCGGCGGCAGGTTTTTCTTCTTCAGCACGTTTTCGTTGTAGGCCAGGCCCAGGATGCCGATGTAGATGCCGACGGTGCGGTACTTGGCCGTCTCGGCCTGCTTGAGCGCCCACGGCTGCAGCTTGGGCAGGGTGGGCGACTTGTATTCTTCCGTATAGCCTTCGGCGGCCGCTTGCAGGTGCGGATCGCCCGTGCCGCCCCACCAGATGTCCGATTTCGGGTTCGACGCTTCGGCGCGGATCTTCGCGTAGGCTTCACCCGCGCTCTTCCTGATCATCGATACCTTGATCTTGCTTTCCGCCTCGAAGCGGTTCTTCATCAGCTGACACCATTCCATGTCGGCCGAACACAGCACGGACAGGCGTTCCTCGGCGGCCATGGCCGTCATCGGCAGGGCCAGGCTTATAGCAATCGCAACATTGCGCATCTTCATCGTCTCACTCCAAGTTTGTTGTCGTTGTGGTACTTCAGACCGCACCGCTATCTTGCGGTGTCACTGTCCCGGATGTGCTTTCCAGGGGTTTGCACTGCATTGCACACGTGTGCACACCTTACCACCAGCCGATTTTGACTGTCAACAAGAATCTCGGCAGGCGTGCGGCGTGGTGTTTTACCGACAAAAAAGGCTATGTCACCGTCAGGTGTGGGAATGCGCCCAATGTTGCTTTCAACAGCGTTTCGGGTGAGCGGATGCGCCTGGCATCGAGTATCCAGCGCCACCCCAGGTAGTTCGGCAGATAGCGCGTCGCCACGCCATGAAACGGCCCCAGCCATTGTCGCAATCGGCTGTGATACGCGTTGACGTTCTGCACGTGGGCGGCGCCCTGCACGCGGATGCCGGCGCGCAAGTTGACGGCCTGGTGACTGATGCCCGCTTCCCGGGCAAAAGCCCGGTAGGCGGCATGGCCATCGGTAACCAGCAAGACATCCTTGTCGATGACAGAGCCATAAAAAAAAAGCCGCCAGCTGGGCAGCTGGCGGCTTTCGTGGATTCTGCTGGCGCGGGCGTTTATTCCCACGCTTCCTTGCCCGTGCGTGGCTTGCCCACCATCAGCAGCGCGCCCAGGGTCAGCACGGCCGCCAGCGACAGGTAGTAGCCCACGTATTGCAGGCCGTAGTTGGTCGCCAGCCAGGTGGCGATGTACGGCGCCAGCGAGGCACCGAGGATGCCCGCCAGGTTGAACGTCAGCGAAGCGCCCGTATAGCGCACTTCGGGCGGGAACAGCTCGGACAACATCGTGCCCAGCGGTCCGTAGGTCATGCCCATCAGGCCCAGGCCGACGGCCATGAAGACGGTCACTTCCCACGTCACGCCCGAGCCGAACATCGGCGCGAGCACGAGGCCGAAGATGGCGATGGCGACGGAGACCCAGATCAGGGTGGCGCGGCGGCCACGGCGGTCAGCCAGCACGGCCGAGAATGGAATCGTCAGGGCAAAGAACAGCACGGCAAACAGCTGCACGACGAGGAATTCCTTGCGCGTGAAGCCCAGCTTGGTCGTGCCCCAGCTCAGCGCAAACACCGTCATCAGGTAGAACAGCACGAAGGTGGCCAGGGCGATGATGGTGCCCAGGAACAGCATGCGGCCATGCTGGCGGAACACGGTGGCGACGGGCAGCTTGACGACTTCGTTCTTGTCGATGACTTTCTGGAAGTCCGGCGTTTCCGTGATCTTCAGACGCACGTACAGGCCGACGATGACCAGCAGCGCGCTGGCCAGGAACGGGATGCGCCAGCCGTAGCTGAAGAACTGCTCATCGGTCATGGTTTCGCTCAGCAGCAGGAAGATGCCGCCCGACAGGAAGAAGCCGATCGGCGCGCCCAGCTGCGGGAACATGCCGTACCAGGCGCGTTTGCCCGGTGGCGCGTTCTCGGTTGCCAGCAGCACCGCGCCGCCCCACTCGCCGCCCAGGCCCAGGCCCTGGCCGAAACGGCACAGCGCCAGCAGCAGCGGCGCCAGGGTGCCGATGGCGGCATACGTCGGCAGCAAGCCGATGATGACGGTGGAAATACCCATGGTCAGCAAGGCTGCCACGAGGGTCGCCTTGCGGCCGATGCGGTCGCCGAAGTGGCCGAACACGGCCGAACCGATGGGGCGGGCGAAGAAGGCGATGGCGAACGTGGCCAGCGACTGCAGCACGGCGGCCGACGGGTCGCCGGCGGGGAAGAACAGTTTCGGGAACACCAGCACGGCGGCGGTGGCGTAGATATAAAAGTCGAAGAACTCGATGGTGGTGCCGATCAGGCTGGCGAACAGCACCGTGCCGGGGGAATTTTTCTTGGGGGGGGTGCTCATTTACTGCGCTCCTTGGGGAGGGTGTCTAAAGGCCATTCTCTGGATGTTTTTTCAGGCAGCAGCACAGCACGTTGTCTAGGCGCGCGGTTCACATATCATAGCTGTGCTCGGACGTAATTGCTGCGAATTTGCTATTAAATTCGCAAACAAATTCCACGCCGCAACACGCCGTTGTTAACGGCAGACAACGGTGTACCAACGCGCGCTAACGCGCCGCGATCAGTGCTGATTTAGAGAAACAACGGTCGTGCGCCATCCGGTTACCCGGGGCACGGCAGGAAAGGCGTCAGGGGATGGGCGACGTGTATCAAGCCCGGCGTATCGCCAGGCATTCCGTACCAGACCCGCGCGTCGGCATCGCGGCATCGGTCATTTGTGGTGAATCCTTGCCTGCGGCCCCTCCGGGTGGAGCGGGCCGGCGATCATCGCGCTGCATCACTCAGGATGCGGTTGATCTTGCTGTAAGCGGCTTATGATACGCGCAGTGGTGCGGTGCGGCAAGAAATGATGCAGTACAAACCCCAACAGCAAGGACTGGGGTCGGACCCTCAGGGTCCGACCCCGGCATCTGCCGTTGGGTTTAAAACGACCTACGCATCAATCAATGCAAAAGCCTGCTCGATCTCGCGACTGTCGAGCGGGCGCACGAGGCGCGCCACTTCCTGGCCATCTTTCAAAAAAACCAGGGTCGGCCACAGTTTCACCTTGAACGAACGCCCCAAGGCGCGGCCGGGGCCGTCTTCCACGCGGATATGCGGCACGCCGGGGTGCTGCGCAAACGCGGCGGCCAGCGGCGCCTGGGTGGCGCGACAGTGGCCGCACCAGCCCGTGCCAAACTCCAGCAGGGCCGGGCCCGTCAAGGCGTCGATCTCGGCGCGCGTCGGTTGTGCTACGCAATACGTGTCGTGCATCATGCCCGTCTCCTTGAGAACTTAGACCACTTTCACGCGCAAAGTGCCCAGGCCATCGATGGCGCCCACCAGCTCGTCGCCGCGCTGCACGGCCGCCACGCCGGCCGGCGTGCCCGTGTAGATCAGGTCGCCCGGTTGCAAGGTAAAGTAAGTGGACAGATCGGCAATGGTTTCGGCCACGTTCCAGATCAGCATGTCGATGGTGCTGGCCTGGCGCAACTCGCCGTTCACGTGCAGGGTGATGGCGGCATGGTTGACGTCGCCCGCCTGCGCGGCCGGGGTGATGGGGCCGATGGGCGCCGAGTGCTCGAAGGCCTTGCCCGTATCCCACGGACGGCCCAGCTTTTTCGCCGCGCCCTGCACGTCGCGGCGCGTCATGTCCAGGCCGATCGCATAACCCCACACGTGACTCAGCGCATCAGCTACGCCGATGTCGCTGCCGCCCTTGCCGATGGCCACCACCAGTTCCATCTCGTGCTGGAAATCCTGCGTCTGCGCGGGATACGGCAGTTCGCCCGTCGTGCCGGCAGGCACGGGCAGAACGGCATCGTTTGGTTTCATGAAGAAGAACGGCGCCTCGCGGCCCGTGTGGCCCATTTCCTTGGCGTGGTCGACATAGTTGCGGCCCACGCAATAGATGCGGTGGACGGGAAAGCTGTCGGCGCTGCCGATGACGGGAACGCTGGGCTGGATCGGTGCGGCAATGACATACGACATGGAAACTCCTGATCGGCGCGATAAAAAGACGGTGATGAAAAAGGGACACCGCAGTGTCCCCCATTTTACGACAACGTTACTTCAGCAGTCCCGAGCGGCTCGGGTCCGGCATGCGGATGGCGACGATGAAGGAAATCAGGCACATGACGGTCACGTACCAGTAGAAATACTCTTCCACGTGCCAGGCCTTGAACTGCAGCGCCACGTATTCGGCCGAACCGCCGAACATGGCGTTGGCGACCGCATACGACAGGCCCACGCCCAGCGCGCGCACTTCGACAGGGAACATTTCCGCCTTGATCAAGCCGCTGATCGACGTATAGAAGCTGATGATGGCCAAGGCGATGATGATCAGGCCAAACGCCGCGTACGGGCTGGTGACGTCTTTCAAGGCATGCATGATCGGCAGCACGCACAGGGTGGCCAGGCCGCCGAAGAACAGCATCGAGGTACGGCGGCCGATGCGGTCGGACAGGGCGCCGAACACCGGTTGCAGAATCATGTACACGAGCAGAGCGCAGGTCATGACGGCGCTGGCCGTCTTGGTATCCATGCCGGCCGTGTTGACCAGGTATTTCTGCATATAGGTCGTAAACGTGTAGAACACGAGCGAGCCGCCGGCCGTAAATCCGAGCACGGTGATGAAGGCGCGCTTGTGCTTGAGCAAGCCGCGCAGGCTGCCCGCATCCTTGTCCTTGCGCTCGCTGGCAGTGGTCGTTTCCGTCAGCGATTTACGCAGGTTCAGCGAGACGAGGGCCGCCAGGGCGCCAAACACGAACGGGATGCGCCAGCCCCAGGCACGCAATTCTTCCAGGGTCAACAGTTGCTGCAAGACCACCAGCACCAGCAAGGCCAGCAACTGGCCGCCGATCAGGGTCACGTACTGGAACGAAGCGAAGAAGCCGCGCTTGCCCGACTCCGACACTTCGCTCATGTAGGTGGCGCTGGTGCCGTATTCGCCGCCCACGGACAGGCCCTGGAACAATCGCGCCACGAGCAGCAGGAACGGTGCGAAGGCGCCGATGGTGTCGTAGGTCGGCATGACGGCGATCATCAGGGAGCCGCCGCACATCATCAGCACGGAAATCATCATCGACTGGCGGCGGCCGTATTTGTCGGCGATGCGGCCGAACAGCCAGCCGCCCACGGGGCGCATGAGGAAGCCGGCGGCGAAGATGCCGGCCGTCTGCAGCAGCTGCGTCGTCGGGTTACCGGAAGGGAAAAAGGCGTGCGAGAAGTACAGCGCGCAGAACGAGTAAATGTAGAAGTCGAACCATTCGACCAGGTTACCGGAGGAAGCGCCAATGATGGCCTTGATGCGCTGCCGGGAAGTCAGCTGCGCAACGTCATGCGGAGTATCGTGGGATGTCATATCAATCTTCTTGTTCGTGTGAAAAAGCCAACGCCAGCCAACTTGCCCGGGCTGGTTTTGCATCATACGCCCTTGACCAGGGTCAAAAAGCCGTCCGGCATACGGGTTAATACGTATGCCGGGCAACTTTTTTCGCCTGCGGACGCATGGAATCAGACCCGTTCCAGCACCAGCGCGATGCCCTGGCCCACGCCGATGCACATGGTGCAGAGCGCATAGCGGCCGCCCGTGCGATGCAGCTGGTTGACGGCCGTCATGGCCAGGCGCGCGCCGGACGCGCCCAGCGGGTGGCCCAGGGCGATCGCGCCGCCGTTCGGGTTGACGCGCGCGTCGTCGTCGGGCAAGCCCAGCTGGCGCAGCACGGCCAGGCCTTGCGCGGCAAACGCTTCGTTCAATTCGATGACGTCGAAGTCGGCCAGGGTCAAACCCGTCATGGCCAGCACTTTCAGGGTGGCGGGCGCGGGGCCGATGCCCATGATACGGGGCGCCACGCCAGCCGTGGCCATGGCCACGACACGCGCGCGCGGCGTCAGCCCAAAGCGGGCCGCGTTCGCCTCGTCGGCCAGCAGCAGGGCCGCCGCGCCATCGTTGACGCCCGAGGCATTACCGGCGGTAATCGTGCCATCGGCGCGCACGACGGGTTTCAATTTTGCCAAGGTCTCCAGCGTGGTGGCGCGCGGATGCTCATCGCGGGCGACAACGATGGGATCGCCTTTCTTTTGCGCGATGCTGACAGGGCAGATTTCGCTGTCGAACAGGCCCGCCTGCTGCGCCGCCAGCGCCTTGACCTGACTGGCCAGCGCGAACGCATCCTGGTCCGCGCGGCTGATGCCGAAGTCGACGGCCACGTTTTCCGCCGTTTCCGGCATCGAGTCGACGCCGTACCGCGCTTTCATCAGCGGGTTGATGAAGCGCCAGCCGATGGTCGTGTCTTCCATTTTCATGCCGCGCGAAAAAGCGCTGTCGGCCTTGCCCATGACGAACGGCGCGCGGCTCATGCTTTCCACGCCGCCGGCGATCATCAAGCCCGCTTCGCCGCT is part of the Janthinobacterium sp. 67 genome and harbors:
- a CDS encoding ABC transporter substrate-binding protein yields the protein MKMRNVAIAISLALPMTAMAAEERLSVLCSADMEWCQLMKNRFEAESKIKVSMIRKSAGEAYAKIRAEASNPKSDIWWGGTGDPHLQAAAEGYTEEYKSPTLPKLQPWALKQAETAKYRTVGIYIGILGLAYNENVLKKKNLPPPQCWKDLVKPAYKGEIEMANPNSSGAAYNALATVVQLMGEEEAFDFLAKMGQNVSKYPNAGVAPGEDVGRGEAGVAIGFMHDLMKLTVAGFPVKVLPPCEGTGYEIGSMSIVKGAKNMEQAKKFYEFALRPDVQSEAVKALAFQIPSNTAATIPAASPRLENIKTINYDFAKYGASDTRKRLLQRWTTQIYSAGN
- a CDS encoding MFS transporter — protein: MSTPPKKNSPGTVLFASLIGTTIEFFDFYIYATAAVLVFPKLFFPAGDPSAAVLQSLATFAIAFFARPIGSAVFGHFGDRIGRKATLVAALLTMGISTVIIGLLPTYAAIGTLAPLLLALCRFGQGLGLGGEWGGAVLLATENAPPGKRAWYGMFPQLGAPIGFFLSGGIFLLLSETMTDEQFFSYGWRIPFLASALLVIVGLYVRLKITETPDFQKVIDKNEVVKLPVATVFRQHGRMLFLGTIIALATFVLFYLMTVFALSWGTTKLGFTRKEFLVVQLFAVLFFALTIPFSAVLADRRGRRATLIWVSVAIAIFGLVLAPMFGSGVTWEVTVFMAVGLGLMGMTYGPLGTMLSELFPPEVRYTGASLTFNLAGILGASLAPYIATWLATNYGLQYVGYYLSLAAVLTLGALLMVGKPRTGKEAWE
- a CDS encoding thioredoxin family protein, which codes for MHDTYCVAQPTRAEIDALTGPALLEFGTGWCGHCRATQAPLAAAFAQHPGVPHIRVEDGPGRALGRSFKVKLWPTLVFLKDGQEVARLVRPLDSREIEQAFALIDA
- the pcaF gene encoding 3-oxoadipyl-CoA thiolase, with translation MTHAFICDAQRTPFGRYGGGLAGVRADDLGAVPIRALMARNPDVDWTFVTDVLYGCANQAGEDNRNVARMAALLAGLPDSVPGATLNRLCGSGLDAIGSAARFIKSGEAGLMIAGGVESMSRAPFVMGKADSAFSRGMKMEDTTIGWRFINPLMKARYGVDSMPETAENVAVDFGISRADQDAFALASQVKALAAQQAGLFDSEICPVSIAQKKGDPIVVARDEHPRATTLETLAKLKPVVRADGTITAGNASGVNDGAAALLLADEANAARFGLTPRARVVAMATAGVAPRIMGIGPAPATLKVLAMTGLTLADFDVIELNEAFAAQGLAVLRQLGLPDDDARVNPNGGAIALGHPLGASGARLAMTAVNQLHRTGGRYALCTMCIGVGQGIALVLERV
- a CDS encoding fumarylacetoacetate hydrolase family protein; protein product: MSYVIAAPIQPSVPVIGSADSFPVHRIYCVGRNYVDHAKEMGHTGREAPFFFMKPNDAVLPVPAGTTGELPYPAQTQDFQHEMELVVAIGKGGSDIGVADALSHVWGYAIGLDMTRRDVQGAAKKLGRPWDTGKAFEHSAPIGPITPAAQAGDVNHAAITLHVNGELRQASTIDMLIWNVAETIADLSTYFTLQPGDLIYTGTPAGVAAVQRGDELVGAIDGLGTLRVKVV
- a CDS encoding ABC transporter permease is translated as MKKIFYGWLLLALAALCLLPWQQQEAGLFAGEWLRDGQFFSERGAPAVLHVLSFGAWPLGVFFALIAASAALVAGNPHRKTLGLGQIAIGGAGLLWLAWLGWGPLAAGTGLGFGALLLALCLLFLLTSGAAACGVCRGDAFVAGAIGLIICLISLFVLFPVALILVSAGQPMDDGGTGAAALARRLADPGIWSLNCVSGPGRCGVAWNTLALALLTGVSATFLGLVFALLVTRTNGRWVRPMRAITILPIVTPPFVLGLALILLFGRNGAITGLVGELFGIEQSRWLYGMTGVWLSQMLAFAPIAFMTLIGVVEGVSPSLEEASGTLGASSWQTFVKVSLPLMRPGIANAFLLCFIESMADFGNPMVLGGNFHVLSTEIFFSVVGASNDQGRAATLAIVLLTFAVGAFFIQNLWLGKKSYVTVTGKADHGGHASLNPRLKTTLWTIALPWFAFTALIYGTVVAGGFVNNWGQDNAFTLRHYIDAFGITAGASGWHWTGQAWPSLFTTLTISAIAAPLTAFVGILSAWLLVRQQFALKSAFEFGTMLSFAIPGTVIGISYILAFNSAPIELTGTATILILCFVFRNMPMGLRTGIAAMRQLDGSLDEASITLGASSWTTMRKVILPLLRPAIASALVYGFVRSITSISAVVFLVSADYDMATSYIIGLVSNGNYGTAIAYATVLIVIILLCIQLIHLLVGKRRLRRVSAEKTLPAAVPNLEKSYA
- a CDS encoding MFS family transporter; amino-acid sequence: MTSHDTPHDVAQLTSRQRIKAIIGASSGNLVEWFDFYIYSFCALYFSHAFFPSGNPTTQLLQTAGIFAAGFLMRPVGGWLFGRIADKYGRRQSMMISVLMMCGGSLMIAVMPTYDTIGAFAPFLLLVARLFQGLSVGGEYGTSATYMSEVSESGKRGFFASFQYVTLIGGQLLALLVLVVLQQLLTLEELRAWGWRIPFVFGALAALVSLNLRKSLTETTTASERKDKDAGSLRGLLKHKRAFITVLGFTAGGSLVFYTFTTYMQKYLVNTAGMDTKTASAVMTCALLVYMILQPVFGALSDRIGRRTSMLFFGGLATLCVLPIMHALKDVTSPYAAFGLIIIALAIISFYTSISGLIKAEMFPVEVRALGVGLSYAVANAMFGGSAEYVALQFKAWHVEEYFYWYVTVMCLISFIVAIRMPDPSRSGLLK